The nucleotide sequence ATGGTGCCGTCCCCCTCAGGGGGAAGCCGCAAAGCGGCTCAGGGGGAGCTGGTTAGCGCAGAACCAGCACGGGAACGGGCGAGTGCGTCAGCACATGCTGTGTTTCGCTGCCCAGCAGCAGGCGCTGCAGGCCCTTGCGGCCGTGGGAAGCCATGACGATCAGATCGCAGTCATGCTTCTTGGCGGCTTCCACGATGGACTCGGCCACCAGGTCGGAATGCGCAATCTCGGTCGTCACGCTCACCTTGCGCTCCTGGCCGAAGGCCTTGACGCCGTTGAGCAGCGTCTGTGCCTGTTCAGTCCACTGATCTTCGATGCGCTTGGCTTCCTTGATGTCCAGCAGGTCGCTGCCCTCCAGATAGCTGCGTGGATAGTGAGAGACCACTTTCAGTGCCAGAACCTGTGCGCCACACAGTGCAGCCAGATCCAGGCCTGCGTGCACGGCCTTGTCGGAGAGTTCGGTGCCGTCAGTCGCTATCAAAATGCGGTTGTACATAAGGTGCTCCTTTGCGCAGTTGTTCTGTAGGCCTATAAGCATAGTTCCTTGGGGCTGTTAACGGTTGATTAATGTCAAGGTGGGTATCATCCGCGCCAGTTACGCTTGAAACATGTACCAGACAAATCCTGATCAGCCCCACTTGGCCGAGCAGGCAGCTATTGAATCTGGTTCCCCCGTCCAGCCTCAAGCCTCAAGCCTTTTGCTGGACGACCCGCACGAATGGGGCTCTTTCGGCCGACCGGCCAATCAGAACCCCCAGGCTCCGCTTCCTGAGAATCCGACCGAATCGCCGGTCTGGGATTCTTTTGTGGTTTTGGAAGGCATGCACTGCGCTGCATGCGCGCTGACCATTGAGGAGGCCCTGAAAGCCGTGCCCGGAGTCGAGGGAGCCGAAGTCAGTGCCGCCACGCGACGTGCCCGGGTAGTGTGGCGGCACGCCCAAGTGCTTCCATCCCAGTGGATGGAGGCTGTGGCGCGTGCCGGTTACCGCGCCATGCCCGCGCGCGATGCGTTTGCGCGCGAGATTCGCCAGGCCGAAACACGCCGGGCGCTGTGGCGCTGGCTGGTGGCGGGCTTTTGCATGATGCAGGTCATGATGTATGCATGGCCCTCATACACGGCCAAGCCCGGCGATCTGGAGATGGAATACGAAACGCTGCTGCGCTGGGCTTCCTGGGTGATCTCTTTGCCGGTGGTGCTGTTTTGCTGTGGCCCGTTTTTCAAGAGCGCGCTCAAGGACATCAGCCAGCGCCGCGTGAGCATGGATTTGCCCGTGGCCATTGGCATGCTGATTACCTTTGTCATCAGCACACTGGGCACGTTTGACCCTGCTGGGCCTTTTGGCCACGAAGTCTTTTTTGACTCGCTGACCATGTTTGTCTTCTTCCTGCTGACCGGCCGCTGGCTGGAGCTGCGCCTGCGCGATCGCACCGCCGGGGCGCTGGAGGCCGTGATGAATCGTCTGCCCGACTCGGTGCTGCGCCAGCTGCCCGATGGTGTGGAGTACGAACGCGTCGCTATCCGCCGCCTGCGCGCGGGCGATGTGGTGCGTGTGCTCACAGGCGAGGCCTTCCCCGCAGACGGCACGATTGTGCGCGGCAGCACTCATGCGGATGAAGCCTTGTTGACCGGTGAATCTACCCCTGTTTTGCGTGCAGAGGGTGATGTAGTCACCGCGGGTAGCTATAACTTGGATAGCGTTGTTGATGTGCGCGTGGACAGCGTAGGCGAGGGCACCCGTTTTGCCCAGATCGTCAATCTGATGGAAAGCGCATCCATGCAAAAGCCGCGTCTGGCCCAGGTGGCTGACAAGGTGGCGCGTCCGTTTCTGGTGGTGGTGCTGCTGGCGGCGCTGGCTGCCGCCATCTGGTGGTGGCCGGTCGATCATGGCAAGGCCATGATGGTGGCAGTGGCGGTGCTTATCGTGACTTGCCCCTGCGCGCTGTCGCTGGCCACGCCGGTGACCATGCTCACCGCAGCAGGCACGCTGGCACGCGGTGGCGTGCTGGTCAAGAATCTTCAAGGGCTGGAAGCGCTGGCCAGTGTGGACACGCTGGTCTTTGACAAGACGGGTACTTTGACCCGTGATGGCCTGGTGCTGCGTGCGCAGACTTTGGCCGCAGGGCAGGGCGCAGATGAGGTGTTGGCGCTGGCCGCCTTGCTGGCCCGCCAGTCCATGCATCCGGCTTCGAAATCTCTGGTCAAGGCGGCTGAAGTGGCTCAACTGCCTGCCAGCAGCCCGTGGCAACTGGATACCGTGCAGGAAGTGGCGGGTAGCGGCCTGGATGTCTGGCTGGAATCTGCAGATCAAGCACAGCGTCGCCATCTGCGTTTGGGTTCGGCCGCGCACTGCGGCGTGGCTGAACTGGCCCCTGAGCAAGCAGGCCAGAGCGTGATGCTGGCTGAAGAAATTCAAGGTGGCTGGACGCCGCTGGTGCAGTTCCACCTGAGCGAAGATGTGCGCCCCGAAGCCGCGCAGGTCATCGCAGACCTGAAAAAGCACGGCGTAAGTGTGCAACTGCTTTCGGGTGACCGCGCAGCGGCTGTGCAGACGGTTGCGGCCAAGCTCGGTATCGAGCAGGCGCGGGGCGATTGCAAGCCGCAGGACAAGCTGGCGGCCATGCAGGCTGCGCAGGCCCGGGGCCATCAGGTTGCCATGGTGGGCGACGGTCTGAATGACGGCCCAGTTTTAGCTGGAGCGCATGTCTCTTTTGCGTTTGGTAGAGCAGTGCCGCTGGCACAATCGCGAGCAGACTTCGTGGTACTGGGAGACAGCCTGGAGTTAGTGCTGCAAAGCCTGTTGCTGGCCCGCCGGACCCTGTCCGTGGTGCGCCAGAACCTGGCCTGGGCAGCAGCCTATAACGCGATCTCTATTCCTCTGGCCCTGATGGGCTGGATGCCTGCCTGGCTGGCAGGGCTCGGCATGGCGCTGAGCTCCTTGCTGGTCGTCGCCAACGCAGCCCGTCTTGCACGTGCGTTGCCGATGCGGGCAACTGATAGCAACGCGTCAGACCCCGCGCATTCTGCGCCGCGGGGCACCGTCATGCCACTGACTCAAGGAGGCCATTGATGGACGTTCTGTATGTGTTGATCCCGCTTTCTGTCGTACTGGTCCTGGCCATTGTGGCTGCCCTGTGGTGGGCGGTTTACCGGGGGCAGTTCGAGAGCGTGGAGCAAGAAGGTGAACGCATTCTTCGAGACGATTGATTTGGCTCAACGAGCCTGATGAGAAACCAATGAACACTTTGCAAGAAATCTAAGAGGTGCCCGATGGAAGCAACAACTAAAAACACTGTCTATTACGACGATACCGTCGTAAGGCAGTTCTCTATCATGGCCGTGGTATGGGGGGTGGTAGGTATGGCTGTGGGCGTGTTTATCGCGTCCCAGCTGGCTTGGCCAGAACTCAACTTCGGCATTCCGTGGCTGAGCTATGGACGTCTTCGTCCGCTGCATACCAATGCCGTGATCTTTGCCTTCGGTGGCTCGGCGCTGTTTGCGACCAGCTACTACGTGGTGCAGCGCACCTGCCAGACCAAGCTGTTCATGCCCAAGCTGGCCAGCCTGACGTTCTGGGCCTGGCAACTGGTTATCGTCGGCGCAGCGATCAGCCTGCCTCTGGGTTACACCCAGGGCAAGGAATACGCTGAGCTGGAATGGCCTCTGGACATTCTGATTGCCGTGACCTGGGTGTCCTACGCGATCGTGTTCTTTGGCACCATCGGCATCCGCAAGGTCAAGCACATCTATGTGGCCAACTGGTTCTTCGGTGCCTTCATTCTGGCCGTGGCCCTGCTGCACATCGTCAACAACATCTCCATCCCTGCGGGCTGGATGAAGAGCTACTCGGCTTACGCCGGTGTGCAGGACGCGATGGTTCAGTGGTGGTACGGTCACAACGCCGTGGGCTTCTTCCTGACCGCTGGCTTTCTGGGCATGATGTATTACTTCATCCCCAAGCAGGCGGGTCGTCCCGTGTACTCGTATCGCCTGTCGATCGTGCACTTCTGGGCGCTGATCTTCACGTACATGTGGGCGGGTCCTCACCACCTGCACTACACCGCGCTGCCTGACTGGACACAGTCCGTGGGCATGGTGTTCTCGCTGATTCTGCTGGCTCCCAGCTGGGGCGGCATGATCAACGGCATCATGACGCTGTCGGGTGCATGGCACAAACTGCGTGATGACCCCATCCTGCGTTTCCTGATCGTGTCCCTGTCGTTCTACGGCATGTCCACGTTCGAAGGCCCGATGATGGCCATCAAGACGGTGAACGCACTGTCGCACTACACCGACTGGACCGTGGGTCACGTTCACTCCGGCGCTCTGGGCTGGGTGGGTCTGATCACCATGGGCTCGCTTTACTACCTGATTCCCCGTCTGTTCGGCCGCGAAAAAATGCACTCCGTGCCCGCGATCGAGCTGCACTTCTGGATGGCCACTATCGGCATCGTGCTGTACATCGCCGCAATGTGGATTGCCGGCGTGATGCAGGGCCTGATGTGGCGCGCTGTCAACCCCGATGGAACGCTGACTTACACCTTCGTGGAAAGCGTGAAGGCGACCTATCCCTTCTACGTGATTCGTGTCACCGGTGGTCTGCTGTATCTGGGCGGCATGCTGGTCATGGCCTGGAACACCTTCAAGACTGCTACGGCTGGTCGTTCCGTGAAGGTGGCCGTGCCTGCGGCCGTGGCCCACGCCTGAGCATTGAGGAGCACTGGCAATGTCTGATCAAAATAACGCAGCTCCCAAGAGCTTTTCTCACGAGAAGATCGAGACCAGCAACTTCTTGCTGATCGCGCTCACTCTGTTCGTGCTGGCCATTGGTGGCCTGGTGGAAATCGTGCCTCTGTTCTTCCAGAAGTCCACGACAGAAGCCGTTGCGGGCCTCAAGCCCTACACCCCGCTGCAGCTGATGGGCCGTGACGTCTATCTGCGCGAAGGTTGCTACAACTGCCACTCGCAGATGATTCGCCCCTTCCGCGCAGAAACCATGCGCTACGGTCACTACTCGGTGGCCGGTGAGTTCGTGTATGACCACCCCTTCCAGTGGGGCTCCAAGCGTACTGGCCCCGACCTGCACCGCGTGGGCGGCAAGTACAGCGACGAATGGCATCGCATTCACCTGAACAACCCGCGTGACGTGGTGCCCGAGTCCAATATGCCTGCCTACCCCTGGCTGGAAACCAGCAAGGTGGATGACACGGCGGTTGCCACGCGCATGACTGCGCTGCGCAAGGTGGGCGTGCCGTACAGCGATGCAGAAATCGCTGGTGCTCAGGCTGAAGTCAAGGACAAGACCGAGATGGAGGCTGTGATCTCCTATCTGCAGGTCCTGGGCCGCGCCGTCAAGTAAGACAGGAGGGCTGGAAATGGATATCACCACCATGCGTATCGTGGCCACGCTGGCTTCAATGGCGTGTTTCGTGGGCATCTGGTGGTGGGCGTATGCCCGCCGCAACCAAGCCCGTTTTGACGAAGCAGCTCAGGTCCCCTTCCTGCAGGAAGACTGAGTCTGACCACCATAACGAGAACATCTCATGAGCGATTTCATCAACAATTTCTGGTCGGTCTATGTGGCCGCCATCACGCTGATCGGCATCTTTGGCTGCTTGCTGCTGCTGATTCTGGTGGCGCGCAAGAAGGTTGTCCCCTCGGGTGATAACACCACTGGCCACGTCTGGGACGGTGACTTGCGTGAACTCAACAACCCCATGCCCAAGTGGTGGATGGGTCTGTTTGTGATCACCGTGGTCTTTGGTCTGGCCTATCTGGCGGCTTACCCAGGTCTGGGTGCCTTCAACGGCAAGCTGGACTGGAGCCAGACGGGCGCCTATGACAAGGAAGTGGCCAAGGCCAAGGCGGATCTGGAGCCGCTGTATGCCAAGTTCACCAGCATGCCCACCGAAGAAATGGCTAAGGACCCCCAGGCCATGGCCATCGGCGAGCGTCTGTTCATGAACAACTGCGCACAGTGCCACGGCTCTGATGCACGCGGCAGCAAGAGCTTCCCCAATCTGGCAGACGGCGACTGGCTGCACGGTGGCACCCCTGACAAGATCAAGGAAACCATCACCAACGGCCGCATCGGCATCATGCCCCCCATGGCCGCTGCCGTGGGCACGGCTGACGATGTGCGCAACGTGGCCAACTATGTGCTGAGCCTGTCGGGCGGCCCTCACGATGCTGTCAAGGCTTCGCTGGGCAAGTCCAAATTCGTGGCCTGCGCAGCCTGCCACGGCATGGACGGCAAGGGCAACCAGGCCATGGGTGCACCTAACCTGACCGACGACATCTGGCTGCATGGCTGGGGTGAAGCGGCCATCGTCAACATCGTCAACAACGGCAAGCACAACGAAATGCCTGCCCAGAAGGAAAAGCTGACAGAGGCGCAAATCGCTGTGCTGGCTTCCTATGTGTGGAGTCTCTCCAACGTGCAGACACAGAAATGATCTGAGTGAAAAGGCGGTGTCAGTGGCACCGCCTTTTTTGCGCTGGGAATTTCAGTAATTACAAAAATATTAAGGAACTGCGATGTCATGCGACCCCGGGAAACCGCGCAAGATCATCCCGATCACCCCCGAGCCTAAAGACGGTACAGAACCTGGTTATGTGCCTTTGTTTGCCTCTGAGCAAAAAGTTTACTCACGCTCCATCAGCGGTGTGTTTGCACGCTGGCGCTGGGTCATGGTGCTGTTGACGCAGCTGTTTTTCTATGGCATGCCCTGGCTGCAGTGGGGCGAGCGTCAAATGCTGCTCTTTGATCTGGAAGCGCGGCGCTTTTACCTGTTCGGGCTGGTGCTTTACCCACAGGATTTCATCTACCTCACCGGTCTTCTCATCATCAGCGCGCTAGCGCTTTTCCTGTTTACGGCCGTCGCCGGACGCCTGTGGTGTGGCTTTACCTGCCCGCAGACGGTCTATACCGAAATCTTCATGTGGATCGAGAGCAAGGTCGAAGGTGACCGCAGCGCTCGCATGCGCATCGACAAGAATGGCTGGACCTTCGAGAAAATCTGGAAGAAGTCGCTCAAGCAGTTTCTGTGGATTGCCTTGTCCCTGTGGACGGGCTTTACCTTCGTGGGCTTCTTTGTGCCCATTCGCGAACTGGCGGTTGAGCTGCTGTCCTTGCAAGGCAACTGGCAGATCTTCTGGGTGCTGTTCTACGGATTTGCCACCTACGGCAACGCAGGCTATATGCGCGAGCAGGTCTGCAAATACATGTGCCCCTATGCGCGCTTTCAGAGCGCCATGTTCGACAAGGACACCATGATCGTCAGCTACGACGCTGTGCGTGGTGAAGGTCGCGGTCCCCGCAGGAAGGGCGTGGATTACAAGGCCGAAGGTCTGGGCGACTGCATCGACTGCAAGCTGTGCGTGCAGGTCTGCCCTGTGGGCATCGACATCCGCAAGGGCCTGCAGTACGAATGTATTGGCTGTGGCCTGTGCATCGACGCCTGCAACTCCGTGATGGACAAGATGGAGTACCCGCGTGGCCTGATTCGCCTGACCACGCAGAACGCCGTGGCCAAGGCCTGGAAGCATGCGCAGATGATTCGCCGTATCTTCCGCCCCCGCGTGCTGATCTACTCCACAGTCTTGATCGCCTTGAGCGCGGCCATGATTGCCAGCCTGGTTCTGCGCGAGCCCGTCAAGGTGGACGTGATTCGCGACCGCGCAGCGCTCTCGCGCATCGTGGCAGGCGGCAAGCTGGAGAACGTCTATCGTCTGCAGATCATGAATGCGACAGAGTCCGAGCAACGTTATCGCATCACTGCGGTGGGCCTGCAGAGTCTGGAAGTGGCGTCCGAGCAGGAAGTCACCGTGGGCCCGGCAGAGACACGCGGCATTGCCGTGCGTCTGCAGATTCCTTATGGCTCGGCCGATGCGGGCTCGCACACCATCCACTTCAATCTGGATGCGGTGCAGGCCGGTGGTGGTCGCGTCTCCGAAAAAGCCGTCTTCCTCGTGCCGCGCTGAGCGGCAAGGTTATCGACTATCCGCAACAATAACTCTGCCTGCGGAGCCTCCCGGGCAGAGTTCATCGATTGAAAGAGGTCTGCCATGTTGGCAACATCAGCCCGCGCAGCAAGCGCAATCAAACCCAAGCACCCCGAGGACGGCAGGCCCTGGTGGAAGTACGCCCATGTCTGGCTGGTTTTTGCCGGCCCGGCGATTGTGGTCGTTGCCGGTTTTGTCACGGCCTATATCGCCATGAGCAAGCCCGATCCCGTGATTGACCCTGACTACTACCGTCACGGCATCGAGATCAACCAGCGCCTGAGCGAATCGCAAAAAAGCCTGGCGCCCGCTGTGACCGGTCGCAACCATGCGGCAACGCCCGCGCAGGATCACCCCACCGATCGCTGATGAATGGCTTGTCAGGCCCTCCTTCTGGCGGCCTGAAGCTTGACCAAGGCCGCTGAGCGGCCTTTTTTCATGCCCTGATTTTCAAAAAGAGGAGCTGTGGGCGGTTGATCCGCAAGGGCTTTCAAGACAATCTGGCTTGAAGTGGAGGATGGGAAGGCGCCAGTAGCTATCAAATCAAGAGTTCCTGCGGGTTTATCTGCTCGGGGCTTGCCCGCACTGGGGCTGTTCAGTGGCTGAAATTGCTGTGCAAAATGTGTTCATCCCCCGACAGCCCATGGAGATTCGTGATGGACACTCAGCGCTGGATGTGGACTGCCTGGCCTGCTTTTCTGGCCGCTGCAGTCATGGAAATGGTGGTTTTTGCCTTTGTGGACCCGCTGGATGTGCACTGGCTGGGTGCGCCGCTGGAATGGTCACGCAGCGCCATCTACACGGCGGCCTTCTTTGCCTTCTGGCTGGTCATGCTGCTGTGCAGCGTGATGACGCGCATGCTGGCGCGCTCGGCTCAGGATTTGAACGACGGCATTGTCTCGCAGCCGTTGCCCGAATGAGCTGGCTGCGGCAAGTGCGCCGCGCTCAAACAACAAAGCCCGCGTGATGCGGGCTTTTGTCATGGGCTCAGTCAGCGCTTGTCGATCAGTTCTGGCACTGCTGGCTGTTGACGATGCGCTTGAGCGCTTCGGTATCCAGAATGCGCAGATGGCGCTGCTTGACTTCCACAATGCCTTCCTCGGCAAACTTGGAGAAGGTGCGGCTGACGGTCTCCAGCTTCAGGCCCAGATAGCTGCCAATTTCCTCGCGGGTCATGCGCAGCACCAGCTCGGACTTGGAGAAGCCGCGTGCGGCCAGGCGCTGCACCAGGTTCAGCACAAAGGCGGCCAGGCGCTCTTCAGCGCGCATGCTGCCCAGTAGCAGCATGACGCCGTGCTCACGCACGATCTCGCGGCTCATCACCTTGTGCACATGGTTTTGCAGGGCGGTGACTTCACGCGACAGCTGCTCCAGCTTGTCAAAAGGCATCACGCAGACTTCTGCGTCTTCCAGCGCCACAGCGTCGCAGGTGTGGTGATCGTTGACGATGCCATCCAGACCAATGATTTCACCGGCCATCTGAAAGCCCGTGACCTGGTCACGACCATCTTCGGTGGCCACACAGGTCTTGAAGAAGCCCGTGCGGATGGCGTACAGCGAAGTGAACTCCTCGCCATTGCGAAACAGCAGACCGCCGCGCTTGATCTTGCGGCGCGTGGCCACGATTTCGTCGATGCGCTCCATTTGGTCGTCGTCCAGGCCCATGGGCATGCACAGTTCACGCAGATTGCAGTTGGAGCAGGATGCTTTGATGGTCTGAAGATTCATGGCTTTAAAGCAGCGGCACAGACAGACATGGGTATGAAGTCGCGCCGGTCATTGACCTCTAGGGTTGGTAATGAGATGGATCAAATTGTCGCAGCACTTGCCTTGTTATCCCTTGATGTGAATCAAGGACAGGAATTTTGCCTTGGGGCACATTGAAGAGACTGATTCCAATAACACGCGCTCACTGCAACAACAATAGGTGTCGGGCTTCGCTGCAAAACAGCCAGGCTCAGGCGCTGGCTGCAATGTGAGTACACCCTGACAGACAAGTTATGACCGCAGTTACGCCCGAGTTGCTAAGCCGTTTTGATATCGCGGGGCCTCGCTACACGTCGTTCCCTACAGCCGACCGTTTTGTTGAGGCTTTCGGTCCTGAGGACTATACCTTGGCGCTGCAGCAGCGCAAGGCACATTCTGGTGCCCGGGCCTTGCCTCTGTCGCTTTATGTGCATGTGCCGTTCTGCGAGTCGCTGTGCTACTACTGCGCCTGCAACAAAATCGTCACCAAGCACCACGAAAAAGCGGTGCAATACCTTGATTATCTGCGCCG is from Comamonas fluminis and encodes:
- a CDS encoding universal stress protein, with protein sequence MYNRILIATDGTELSDKAVHAGLDLAALCGAQVLALKVVSHYPRSYLEGSDLLDIKEAKRIEDQWTEQAQTLLNGVKAFGQERKVSVTTEIAHSDLVAESIVEAAKKHDCDLIVMASHGRKGLQRLLLGSETQHVLTHSPVPVLVLR
- a CDS encoding heavy metal translocating P-type ATPase produces the protein MYQTNPDQPHLAEQAAIESGSPVQPQASSLLLDDPHEWGSFGRPANQNPQAPLPENPTESPVWDSFVVLEGMHCAACALTIEEALKAVPGVEGAEVSAATRRARVVWRHAQVLPSQWMEAVARAGYRAMPARDAFAREIRQAETRRALWRWLVAGFCMMQVMMYAWPSYTAKPGDLEMEYETLLRWASWVISLPVVLFCCGPFFKSALKDISQRRVSMDLPVAIGMLITFVISTLGTFDPAGPFGHEVFFDSLTMFVFFLLTGRWLELRLRDRTAGALEAVMNRLPDSVLRQLPDGVEYERVAIRRLRAGDVVRVLTGEAFPADGTIVRGSTHADEALLTGESTPVLRAEGDVVTAGSYNLDSVVDVRVDSVGEGTRFAQIVNLMESASMQKPRLAQVADKVARPFLVVVLLAALAAAIWWWPVDHGKAMMVAVAVLIVTCPCALSLATPVTMLTAAGTLARGGVLVKNLQGLEALASVDTLVFDKTGTLTRDGLVLRAQTLAAGQGADEVLALAALLARQSMHPASKSLVKAAEVAQLPASSPWQLDTVQEVAGSGLDVWLESADQAQRRHLRLGSAAHCGVAELAPEQAGQSVMLAEEIQGGWTPLVQFHLSEDVRPEAAQVIADLKKHGVSVQLLSGDRAAAVQTVAAKLGIEQARGDCKPQDKLAAMQAAQARGHQVAMVGDGLNDGPVLAGAHVSFAFGRAVPLAQSRADFVVLGDSLELVLQSLLLARRTLSVVRQNLAWAAAYNAISIPLALMGWMPAWLAGLGMALSSLLVVANAARLARALPMRATDSNASDPAHSAPRGTVMPLTQGGH
- the ccoS gene encoding cbb3-type cytochrome oxidase assembly protein CcoS, producing the protein MDVLYVLIPLSVVLVLAIVAALWWAVYRGQFESVEQEGERILRDD
- the ccoN gene encoding cytochrome-c oxidase, cbb3-type subunit I gives rise to the protein MAVVWGVVGMAVGVFIASQLAWPELNFGIPWLSYGRLRPLHTNAVIFAFGGSALFATSYYVVQRTCQTKLFMPKLASLTFWAWQLVIVGAAISLPLGYTQGKEYAELEWPLDILIAVTWVSYAIVFFGTIGIRKVKHIYVANWFFGAFILAVALLHIVNNISIPAGWMKSYSAYAGVQDAMVQWWYGHNAVGFFLTAGFLGMMYYFIPKQAGRPVYSYRLSIVHFWALIFTYMWAGPHHLHYTALPDWTQSVGMVFSLILLAPSWGGMINGIMTLSGAWHKLRDDPILRFLIVSLSFYGMSTFEGPMMAIKTVNALSHYTDWTVGHVHSGALGWVGLITMGSLYYLIPRLFGREKMHSVPAIELHFWMATIGIVLYIAAMWIAGVMQGLMWRAVNPDGTLTYTFVESVKATYPFYVIRVTGGLLYLGGMLVMAWNTFKTATAGRSVKVAVPAAVAHA
- the ccoO gene encoding cytochrome-c oxidase, cbb3-type subunit II, producing the protein MSDQNNAAPKSFSHEKIETSNFLLIALTLFVLAIGGLVEIVPLFFQKSTTEAVAGLKPYTPLQLMGRDVYLREGCYNCHSQMIRPFRAETMRYGHYSVAGEFVYDHPFQWGSKRTGPDLHRVGGKYSDEWHRIHLNNPRDVVPESNMPAYPWLETSKVDDTAVATRMTALRKVGVPYSDAEIAGAQAEVKDKTEMEAVISYLQVLGRAVK
- a CDS encoding cbb3-type cytochrome oxidase subunit 3; this translates as MDITTMRIVATLASMACFVGIWWWAYARRNQARFDEAAQVPFLQED
- the ccoP gene encoding cytochrome-c oxidase, cbb3-type subunit III is translated as MSDFINNFWSVYVAAITLIGIFGCLLLLILVARKKVVPSGDNTTGHVWDGDLRELNNPMPKWWMGLFVITVVFGLAYLAAYPGLGAFNGKLDWSQTGAYDKEVAKAKADLEPLYAKFTSMPTEEMAKDPQAMAIGERLFMNNCAQCHGSDARGSKSFPNLADGDWLHGGTPDKIKETITNGRIGIMPPMAAAVGTADDVRNVANYVLSLSGGPHDAVKASLGKSKFVACAACHGMDGKGNQAMGAPNLTDDIWLHGWGEAAIVNIVNNGKHNEMPAQKEKLTEAQIAVLASYVWSLSNVQTQK
- the ccoG gene encoding cytochrome c oxidase accessory protein CcoG, which encodes MSCDPGKPRKIIPITPEPKDGTEPGYVPLFASEQKVYSRSISGVFARWRWVMVLLTQLFFYGMPWLQWGERQMLLFDLEARRFYLFGLVLYPQDFIYLTGLLIISALALFLFTAVAGRLWCGFTCPQTVYTEIFMWIESKVEGDRSARMRIDKNGWTFEKIWKKSLKQFLWIALSLWTGFTFVGFFVPIRELAVELLSLQGNWQIFWVLFYGFATYGNAGYMREQVCKYMCPYARFQSAMFDKDTMIVSYDAVRGEGRGPRRKGVDYKAEGLGDCIDCKLCVQVCPVGIDIRKGLQYECIGCGLCIDACNSVMDKMEYPRGLIRLTTQNAVAKAWKHAQMIRRIFRPRVLIYSTVLIALSAAMIASLVLREPVKVDVIRDRAALSRIVAGGKLENVYRLQIMNATESEQRYRITAVGLQSLEVASEQEVTVGPAETRGIAVRLQIPYGSADAGSHTIHFNLDAVQAGGGRVSEKAVFLVPR
- a CDS encoding FixH family protein translates to MLATSARAASAIKPKHPEDGRPWWKYAHVWLVFAGPAIVVVAGFVTAYIAMSKPDPVIDPDYYRHGIEINQRLSESQKSLAPAVTGRNHAATPAQDHPTDR
- the fnr gene encoding fumarate/nitrate reduction transcriptional regulator Fnr — protein: MNLQTIKASCSNCNLRELCMPMGLDDDQMERIDEIVATRRKIKRGGLLFRNGEEFTSLYAIRTGFFKTCVATEDGRDQVTGFQMAGEIIGLDGIVNDHHTCDAVALEDAEVCVMPFDKLEQLSREVTALQNHVHKVMSREIVREHGVMLLLGSMRAEERLAAFVLNLVQRLAARGFSKSELVLRMTREEIGSYLGLKLETVSRTFSKFAEEGIVEVKQRHLRILDTEALKRIVNSQQCQN